CTGTGGCTGCTCTCCGACGCCGCCTCCTTCGTCACCGGGCATCCGCTGGTAATCGATGGCGCCTGGATCGCGCGTTAACACTAGTGGAGCGAAGCGGAAGGAGCAGGCGAGTCTGGTCTTTGGCCGCGCCTCCGGTGGGTGGCCGAGTCTGCGAGGCTCAGCCCAAGGCGAGACTCGGCCGCCCCCTGGAGCTGCGTCAAAAATCTCAAAGCTAACCGCAAAACACTCACGGGGAGAACAGAAATCATGGCTGGAAAACTTCAGGACAAAGCAATTCTCGTGACGGGTGGCGGCTCGGGGATCGGCCGCGCGACCGCGCTCCTGCTCGCCCAGGAAGGCGCCAAAGTCATGATCGCGGACTACGTGCCCGAGAGCGCCGAAAAAACCGTCAAGGCGATCAAGGACGCCGGCGGCGCGGCGAGCTGTATCGCCGCCGACATCTCGAACCCGAAACAAGTCGAGATGATGGTCAGCAAGGCCGTCGAGACCTATGGACGACTCGATGGCGCCTTCAACAACGCCGGCATCGAGGGCAAGATCGCCCACACCGCCGATACCACGGAAGAGATCTTCGATCGCATCATCGCGACCAACTTGAAGGGCGTCTGGATGTGCATGAAATACGAGCTGGCGCAGATGCTCAAGCAGGGC
This sequence is a window from Candidatus Binataceae bacterium. Protein-coding genes within it:
- a CDS encoding glucose 1-dehydrogenase, with product MAGKLQDKAILVTGGGSGIGRATALLLAQEGAKVMIADYVPESAEKTVKAIKDAGGAASCIAADISNPKQVEMMVSKAVETYGRLDGAFNNAGIEGKIAHTADTTEEIFDRIIATNLKGVWMCMKYELAQMLKQGGGAIVNTASAAGLVGVEGLCAYNASKHGVVGLTKTAALEYAQKNIRVNCVCPGLINTPMVARMIDSGGMNEQDFVAGEPVGRMGKPEEIGAGVLWLLSDAASFVTGHAMAIDGGWTAR